In Vigna radiata var. radiata cultivar VC1973A chromosome 3, Vradiata_ver6, whole genome shotgun sequence, the following proteins share a genomic window:
- the LOC106756835 gene encoding pentatricopeptide repeat-containing protein At5g12100, mitochondrial — protein MMVLGSRSALRILPNSHFNKFSSFFCSQSLTVSESPSVNQRRLQKVQKLETLLNRGRTITARRFLKSLFLSKTTFSSLSELHAHVSKPLFSDTLLWLCSVSKMLNEATDLYFSMRKDGFLPSTRSVNRLLRTLVASGHFEKTLSVFADVVDSGIRPDVVTYGKAVQAAVMLKDLDKGFELVSSMEKEGLGPYVFAYNLVLGGLCKVRRIKDARKLFDEMVQRNMVPNTVTYNTLIDAYCKVGDLEEAFGFKERMKQLNVECNLVTYNCLLNGLCASGRMEDAREVLLEMEGCGFLPCGFLSVVFDGHSNGAGDRGLFDGKEIRIDERTYCILLNGLCRVGRIEKAEEVLNKLVHNGVTPSNISYNILVNAYCQKGDVKKATLTIEQMEERRMQPNRITFNTLISKFCETGEVDQAETWVKRMIEKDVSPTVETYNSLIHGYGQRGNFVRSFEILDEMEKAGIKPNVISYGSLINCLCKDRKLLDAEIMLADMIGCGVSPNAEIYNMLIEASFSLSKLKDAFRFFNELMQGGIDATLVTYNTMINGLGRNGRVKEAEDLFHEMAGKGCNPDVVTYNSLISGYAKSLNTQKCIELYDRMKMVGIKPTIGTFHPLICACRRVGMAEVERRFQEMLQMDLVPDRFVYNEMIHGYAEDGNVLKAVSLHQQMLDQGVDSDKVTYNCLILAYLRDGRVSEIKHIVEDMKAKGLIPKTDTYSILVKGHCDLKDFNGAYFWYREMIDVGLSLNARICSLLISGLREEGMLPEAQIVSSELSSRGLNN, from the coding sequence ATGATGGTTCTGGGAAGTCGTTCTGCTCTTCGCATTCTTCCCAATTCGCACTTCAACAAATTCAGTTCCTTCTTCTGCTCCCAATCTCTCACAGTCTCCGAATCCCCCTCAGTAAACCAGCGTCGTCTTCAAAAGGTTCAAAAACTCGAAACCTTACTAAACCGCGGTCGCACAATCACCGCAAGAAGGTTCCTCAAATCCCTTTTTCTCTCCAAAACCACATTCTCCTCTCTCTCAGAACTCCATGCCCACGTCTCCAAACCCCTCTTTTCGGACACCCTTTTATGGCTCTGCTCCGTTTCCAAAATGCTCAACGAAGCCACCGACTTGTACTTTTCCATGCGGAAAGACGGATTTCTCCCCTCCACGCGTTCCGTCAATCGTTTGCTCCGAACCCTGGTGGCTTCCGGACATTTCGAGAAAACTCTTTCTGTCTTCGCTGACGTTGTGGATTCTGGTATTCGACCCGATGTTGTTACTTACGGGAAAGCTGTTCAGGCCGCGGTGATGTTGAAGGACCTCGATAAGGGTTTTGAGTTAGTGAGTTCCATGGAAAAGGAAGGACTGGGTCCTTATGTTTTTGCTTATAACTTGGTCTTGGGTGGATTGTGTAAAGTGAGAAGGATCAAGGATGCTAGGAAACTGTTCGATGAAATGGTTCAGAGAAATATGGTTCCGAATACTGTTACTTACAACACGCTCATTGATGCGTACTGTAAGGTGGGTGATTTAGAGGAAGCTTTTGGCTTCAAGGAGAGGATGAAGCAACTGAATGTGGAGTGTAATCTTGTCACGTATAATTGCTTGTTAAATGGCCTTTGTGCCTCCGGGAGGATGGAAGATGCGAGGGAGGTGTTGTTAGAGATGGAGGGCTGTGGCTTTTTGCCTTGTGGGTTTTTGAGTGTTGTGTTTGATGGTCATTCGAATGGCGCAGGTGATCGTGGTTTATTTGATGGAAAAGAAATAAGGATAGATGAACGAACTTATTGTATTTTACTGAATGGACTTTGCAGGGTTGGAAGGATTGAAAAGGCCGAAGAGGTTCTGAACAAACTAGTGCATAATGGAGTTACTCCAAGTAACATTTCATATAACATACTTGTGAATGCATATTGTCAAAAGGGTGACGTGAAAAAAGCTACGCTGACAATTGAACAAATGGAGGAGCGAAGGATGCAGCCTAACCGCATCACTTTTAATACCCTCATTAGCAAGTTCTGCGAAACTGGAGAGGTGGACCAGGCAGAGACATGGGTTAAGAGGATGATAGAGAAGGACGTTTCCCCCACCGTGGAGACTTATAACTCATTGATTCATGGTTATGGTCAGAGGGGCAATTTTGTCAGGTCTTTCGAGATTCTCGACGAAATGGAGAAGGCTGGGATAAAGCCTAATGTCATCAGCTATGGTTCTCTAATAAATTGTCTTTGCAAAGATCGTAAGCTTCTTGATGCTGAGATTATGCTTGCAGATATGATAGGTTGTGGGGTTTCTCCGAATgcagaaatatataatatgctCATTGAAGCTAGTTTCTCACTAAGTAAATTGAAAGATGCTTTCagattttttaatgaattgatGCAAGGTGGAATAGATGCAACTCTTGTGACATACAATACGATGATAAATGGACTCGGAAGAAATGGAAGGGTGAAGGAAGCTGAGGATTTGTTTCATGAAATGGCAGGCAAGGGCTGTAATCCAGATGTAGTGACATACAATTCCCTGATCTCAGGATATGCCAAGTCATTAAACACCCAGAAATGTATTGAATTGTATGATAGAATGAAGATGGTAGGCATAAAGCCTACAATTGGGACTTTTCATCCGTTGATCTGTGCATGCAGGAGGGTAGGCATGGCGGAAGTGGAGAGAAGGTTTCAGGAAATGTTACAAATGGATTTGGTTCCCGATCGATTTGTGTATAATGAAATGATTCACGGTTATGCTGAAGATGGAAATGTTCTGAAGGCAGTGTCTTTGCACCAACAGATGCTTGATCAGGGAGTTGATTCGGACAAGGTGACTTACAATTGCTTGATTCTAGCATATCTTAGAGACGGAAGGGTTTCCGAAATAAAGCATATTGTTGAAGATATGAAGGCTAAAGGGCTGATTCCAAAGACTGATACATATAGCATTCTGGTTAAGGGACATTGTGACTTGAAAGATTTCAATGGTGCATACTTTTGGTATAGAGAAATGATTGACGTGGGTTTGTCTTTAAATGCTCGCATTTGTTCCCTGCTAATTTCCGGACTAAGGGAGGAGGGAATGCTGCCAGAGGCCCAAATTGTATCCTCAGAATTGAGTAGTAGAGGACTGAATAACTAG
- the LOC106757122 gene encoding peroxiredoxin-2E, chloroplastic encodes MAASLTTFSRLISSTTVSLLPPKTLTSKISIRLPARRQAKPLRFSSSSSSPITAAIGVGDKLPEATFSYLDSDGEVKTTTVSELTKGKKAVLFAVPGAFTPTCSQKHVPGFVEKSGELKAKGVETIACISVNDAFVMKAWKEDLKVNDEVLLLSDGNGTFTKAIGCELDLSDKPVGLGVRSRRYALLAEDGVVKLFNLEEGGAFTFSGAQDILDVL; translated from the coding sequence ATGGCTGCATCTCTAACTACATTCTCCAGGCttatctcttccaccaccgtcTCTCTCCTCCCTCCCAAAACCCTCACTTCCAAAATCTCTATTCGCCTTCCCGCTCGCCGCCAAGCCAAGCCCCTCAGattctcctcctcctcctcctcccccATCACCGCTGCCATCGGCGTCGGCGATAAGCTCCCGGAGGCCACCTTCTCCTACCTGGATTCGGATGGAGAGGTGAAGACGACGACGGTGTCGGAGCTGACGAAGGGGAAGAAGGCGGTGTTGTTCGCGGTGCCGGGTGCGTTCACTCCCACGTGCTCACAGAAGCACGTGCCAGGGTTCGTGGAGAAGTCGGGGGAGCTGAAGGCGAAGGGGGTGGAGACCATTGCATGCATTTCGGTGAACGATGCTTTCGTGATGAAGGCTTGGAAGGAGGACCTCAAGGTTAACGACGAGGTGCTCCTGTTGTCCGATGGAAACGGAACGTTCACGAAAGCCATTGGGTGCGAGCTCGATCTCAGCGACAAGCCCGTTGGGTTGGGGGTTAGGTCGAGGCGCTACGCTCTCTTGGCCGAGGATGGGGTTGTGAAGCTCTTCAATTTGGAGGAAGGGGGTGCCTTCACTTTCAGTGGCGCTCAGGACATTCTCGATGTCCTTTGA
- the LOC106757892 gene encoding enolase, whose product MATIVSIKARQIFDSRGNPTVEVDLLVSDGTFARAAVPSGASTGIYEALELRDGGSDYLGKGVSKAVDNVNSIIAPALIGKDPTQQTAIDNLMVQQLDGTVNEWGWCKQKLGANAILAVSLAVCKAGASVLKIPLYKHIANLAGNKKLVLPVPAFNVINGGSHAGNKLAMQEFMVLPVGASSFKEAMKMGVEVYHHLKSVIKKKYGQDAINVGDEGGFAPNIQENKEGLELLNSAIAKAGYTGKVVIGMDVAASEFYKEDKTYDLNFKEDDNDGSQRISGDALKDLYKSFVSEYPIVSIEDPFDQDDWQHYAKLTAEVGTNVQIVGDDLLVTNPKRVQKAIDTKACNALLLKVNQIGSVTESIEAVRMSKKAGWGVMTSHRSGETEDTFIADLAVGLATGQIKTGAPCRSERLAKYNQLLRIEEELGAEAVYAGANFRTPVEPY is encoded by the exons ATGGCAACCATCGTGAGCATCAAGGCCCGTCAGATCTTTGACAGTCGTGGCAATCCAACCGTAGAG GTTGATTTGCTAGTCTCGGATGGTACTTTTGCTAGAGCTGCTGTTCCAAGTGGTGCATCCACTG gGATTTACGAGGCACTTGAATTGAGAGATGGCGGGTCCGATTACCTCGGAAAGGGTGTATCAAAG GCTGTTGACAACGTGAACAGCATTATTGCCCCTGCATTGATTGGCAAG GACCCAACTCAGCAGACAGCTATTGACAACTTAATGGTTCAACAGCTTGATGGAACTGTTAACGAATGGGGTTGGTGCAAGCAAAAG CTTGGAGCAAATGCCATATTGGCCGTGTCTCTTGCAGTCTGCAAAGCTGGTGCCAGCGTCCTTAAAATTCCTCTTTACAAG CATATTGCAAATCTTGCTGGTAACAAAAAGTTGGTTTTGCCTGTTCCTGCTTTCAACGTCATTAATGGTGGATCACATGCTGGAAACAAACTTGCTATGCAG GAGTTTATGGTTCTTCCCGTGGGAGCTTCCTCTTTCAAGGAAGCCATGAAGATGGGGGTTGAAGTATATCACCATTTGAAG TCTGTGATTAAGAAGAAATACGGCCAAGATGCAATAAATGTTGGTGACGAAGGTGGCTTTGCTCCAAACATTCAG GAAAACAAGGAAGGTTTGGAATTGCTCAACTCTGCCATTGCCAAAGCTGGCTACACAGGCAAA GTTGTCATTGGAATGGATGTTGCTGCTTCCGAATTCTACAAGGAGGACAAAACATACGACTTGAACTTCAAGGAAGAT GACAACGATGGTTCACAGAGGATCTCTGGCGATGCTTTGAAAGATCTGTACAAGTCATTTGTGTCAGAGTACCCAATTGTGTCAATTGAGGATCCTTTTGACCAGGATGACTGGCAGCACTATGCCAAGCTGACTGCTGAGGTTGGAACCAACGTACAAATTGTTGGTGATGATCTGTTGGTTACCAATCCCAAG AGGGTTCAGAAAGCAATCGATACCAAAGCATGCAATGCTCTTCTCCTCAAG GTCAATCAAATTGGTTCTGTGACCGAGAGTATTGAAGCTGTTAGGATGTCCAAAAAAGCTGGATGGGGTGTCATGACCAGTCACAGAAG TGGAGAAACCGAGGATACATTCATTGCCGACCTTGCTGTTGGTTTGGCAACG GGTCAAATCAAGACTGGAGCTCCATGCAGGTCAGAGCGTCTTGCAAAATATAACCAG CTCTTGAGAATTGAGGAGGAACTTGGTGCTGAAGCAGTGTATGCTGGAGCTAACTTCCGTACCCCTGTTGAACCATACTAG
- the LOC106757869 gene encoding splicing factor U2af small subunit B, translated as MAEHLASIFGTEKDRVNCPFYFKIGACRHGDRCSRLHTKPTISPTLVLSNMYQRPDMNMNIITNPNQPQPQSLDPDKVQDHFDDFYEDLFEELSKYGPIQSLNICDNLADHMVGNVYVQFREEDHAANALMNLTGRFYSGRPIIVDFSPVTDFREATCRQYEENVCNRGGYCNFMHLKKISRDLRRKLFGRNRRWNGRSGSRSRSPPRNRNHGEHSHSARNPGRRDFERPHGHHGKRPRSRSPRHRGGKRSRSPVGRDRSPVRESSAERRAKIEQWNREKEQEETGNKNNTKNNDYQERSGAQNGSESDNHQI; from the exons ATGGCGGAGCACTTGGCATCGATATTCGGGACGGAGAAGGACAGGGTTAACTGTCCCTTCTACTTCAAGATCGGCGCTTGCAGGCACGGCGACCGGTGTTCACGGCTCCACACGAAGCCCACAATCAGCCCAACGTTGGTTCTGTCGAACATGTACCAGAGGCCCGACATGAACATGAACATCATCACCAACCCCAATCAGCCCCAACCCCAATCTCTTGACCCTGACAAGGTCCAGGATCACTTCGACGACTTTTACGAAGATCTCTTCGAGGAACTCAGCAAGTACGGCCCTATTCAGAGTTTGAATATCTGCGATAATCTCGCCGATCACATG GTTGGGAATGTGTACGTTCAATTTCGGGAAGAAGATCATGCTGCCAACGCCCTCATGAATCTTACCGGGAGATTTTATTCAG GTCGCCCAATCATTGTTGATTTTTCCCCTGTTACGGATTTTCGAGAAGCTACTTGTAGGCAGTATGAGGAGAATGTATGCAATCGAGGTGGCTACTGCAACTTCATGCACCTGAAGAAGATTAGCAG ggatTTAAGAAGGAAATTATTTGGAAGGAATAGGCGATGGAATGGCCGCAGTGGTAGCCGGAGCAGGAGCCCTCCAAGGAACCGTAACCATGGGGAACATTCACATTCGGCCCGAAATCCTGgtagaagagattttgaaaggCCGCATGGCCACCATGGTAAGAGGCCTAGAAGCCGTAGTCCTCGGCATAGAGGGGGAAAACGAAGTAGAAGTCCAGTGGGGAGAGATAGAAGTCCAGTCAGAGAAAGTAGTGCAGAAAGGAGAGCTAAGATAGAGCAATGGAACAGGGAGAAGGAACAAGAGGAAACGGGTAACAAGAACAATACTAAAAACAATGATTATCAAGAACGGAGTGGTGCACAGAATGGCAGTGAATCTGATAACCATCAGATATAG
- the LOC106758017 gene encoding histone deacetylase HDT3 isoform X1, translated as MYSHHILETVRLFLETFFLPWTVSATMEFWGVEVKSGESLKVDPGDDKIIHLSNACLGDVTKAKGESVALYVKFGNQKLVLGTLSSDKFPQVSYDLIFEKEFELSHSWKNGSIFFTGFKAQSQSESDNDEDSEDFDEDIPVSAANGKPEFEVKHGVKPDEAKQKKTADPKKNEKAKEKDANGEDEDSSESDSDDDSSEDKPTANGDIESSEGDEDSDEEDEDDDKDEDEDDDDDESDEETPKKIEAGKKRNIDSAKKTTVPVKKTKFVTPQKTDSKNVVHVATPYPSKQAGKAIADNKRQTPKSGGDYSCKPCSRSFKTEDALNSHNRAKHSAK; from the exons ATGTATTCCCATCACATCCTTGAAACTGTTCGACTTTTTCTGGAAACATTTTTTCTTCCCTGGACTGTCTCTGCAACAATGGAGTTTTGGG GTGTTGAGGTGAAAAGTGGAGAATCTCTCAAGGTTGATCCAGGAGACGACAAGATTATACACCTTTCAAAT GCATGCCTGGGGGATGTGACTAAGGCTAAAGGAGAATCGGTGGCCCTGTATGTGAAGTTTGGTAACCAGAAGCTTGTGCTTGGAACGCTTTCTTCTGATAAATTTCCTCAAGTATCTTATGATTTGATATTTGAGAAGGAATTTGAGCTATCCCATAGCTGGAAAAATGGGAGTATCTTCTTTACTGGATTTAAAGCTCAATCTCAGTCGGAGTC GGATAATGATGAAGATTCTGAAG ATTTTGATGAAGATATTCCAGTTAGTGCTGCCAATG GGAAACCCGAGTTTGAGGTGAAGCATGGTGTCAAACCTGATGAAGCTAAACAGAAAAAGACAGCAGATccaaagaaaaatgagaaggCTAAGGAAAAGGATGCAAACGGTGAAGATGAAGATTCATCTGAATCTGATTCTGACGATGATTCAAGTGAAGATAAG CCCACAGCAAATGGTGACATAGAAAGTAGTGAAGGTGATGAGGATAGCGATGaagaggatgaggatgatgacaaggatgaggatgaggatgacgatgatgatgaatCTGATGAGGAGACTCCCAAGAAG aTTGAAGCAGGCAAGAAGCGGAATATTGACTCTGCCAAGAAAACAACTGTCCCTGTGAAGAAGACAAAATTTGTTACTCCTCAGAAGACTG ATAGCAAGAATGTTGTCCATGTTGCAACGCCTTACCCTTCTAAGCAGGCTGGAAAAGCAATTGCAGATAACAAGCGACAGACTCCGAAGTCAGGGGGAGATTACAGCTGCAAGCCTTGCAGCAG GTCATTTAAGACAGAAGATGCCTTAAACTCTCATAATAGGGCGAAGCACAGTGCTAAgtaa
- the LOC106758017 gene encoding histone deacetylase HDT3 isoform X2: protein MYSHHILETVRLFLETFFLPWTVSATMEFWGVEVKSGESLKVDPGDDKIIHLSNACLGDVTKAKGESVALYVKFGNQKLVLGTLSSDKFPQVSYDLIFEKEFELSHSWKNGSIFFTGFKAQSQSESDNDEDSEDFDEDIPVSAANGKPEFEVKHGVKPDEAKQKKTADPKKNEKAKEKDANGEDEDSSESDSDDDSSEDKPTANGDIESSEGDEDSDEEDEDDDKDEDEDDDDDESDEETPKKIEAGKKRNIDSAKKTTVPVKKTKFVTPQKTDSKNVVHVATPYPSKQAGKAIADNKRQTPKSGGDYSCKPCSSWFAGHLRQKMP, encoded by the exons ATGTATTCCCATCACATCCTTGAAACTGTTCGACTTTTTCTGGAAACATTTTTTCTTCCCTGGACTGTCTCTGCAACAATGGAGTTTTGGG GTGTTGAGGTGAAAAGTGGAGAATCTCTCAAGGTTGATCCAGGAGACGACAAGATTATACACCTTTCAAAT GCATGCCTGGGGGATGTGACTAAGGCTAAAGGAGAATCGGTGGCCCTGTATGTGAAGTTTGGTAACCAGAAGCTTGTGCTTGGAACGCTTTCTTCTGATAAATTTCCTCAAGTATCTTATGATTTGATATTTGAGAAGGAATTTGAGCTATCCCATAGCTGGAAAAATGGGAGTATCTTCTTTACTGGATTTAAAGCTCAATCTCAGTCGGAGTC GGATAATGATGAAGATTCTGAAG ATTTTGATGAAGATATTCCAGTTAGTGCTGCCAATG GGAAACCCGAGTTTGAGGTGAAGCATGGTGTCAAACCTGATGAAGCTAAACAGAAAAAGACAGCAGATccaaagaaaaatgagaaggCTAAGGAAAAGGATGCAAACGGTGAAGATGAAGATTCATCTGAATCTGATTCTGACGATGATTCAAGTGAAGATAAG CCCACAGCAAATGGTGACATAGAAAGTAGTGAAGGTGATGAGGATAGCGATGaagaggatgaggatgatgacaaggatgaggatgaggatgacgatgatgatgaatCTGATGAGGAGACTCCCAAGAAG aTTGAAGCAGGCAAGAAGCGGAATATTGACTCTGCCAAGAAAACAACTGTCCCTGTGAAGAAGACAAAATTTGTTACTCCTCAGAAGACTG ATAGCAAGAATGTTGTCCATGTTGCAACGCCTTACCCTTCTAAGCAGGCTGGAAAAGCAATTGCAGATAACAAGCGACAGACTCCGAAGTCAGGGGGAGATTACAGCTGCAAGCCTTGCAGCAG ttGGTTTGCAGGTCATTTAAGACAGAAGATGCCTTAA